The Lineus longissimus chromosome 2, tnLinLong1.2, whole genome shotgun sequence genome window below encodes:
- the LOC135483064 gene encoding dnaJ homolog subfamily C member 30, mitochondrial-like, with protein MTVPTLADRKQDDMCSSASDICDRPLFLVHPVTPSSQIHRIRLSSGHLFQKGFTSEKMFLMEMPGDNRQKRWYSVKPSGTRYYDVLGLTPKASLKDIKSAYYSLSKLYHPDLKTDDASEAKFAEISEAYEVLGNKRRKRIYDRGVLNPLDPRSGHAASDVDDDIHEDILRGRQYGQFKKRGPVQTGRSNIYDFDEFYKHHYGESIRRTQAERKAKENQARQQAEALKSVTIRSRLGIIATLSMIAWVLAKMIR; from the coding sequence ATGACTGTGCCGACACTTGCCGATAGAAAACAAGATGACATGTGTAGTAGTGCTTCTGATATCTGTGATCGTCCTCTATTCCTCGTCCATCCGGTGACACCTTCAAGTCAGATACATCGTATCCGACTAAGTTCAGGGCATTTGTTTCAAAAAGGTTTTACTTCAGAAAAGATGTTCCTAATGGAAATGCCAGGTGACAATAGACAAAAGCGTTGGTACTCTGTGAAGCCAAGCGGAACCCGCTATTATGACGTTCTTGGTCTCACTCCAAAAGCTTCCTTAAAAGACATTAAGAGTGCTTACTATTCGCTGTCCAAGTTGTACCATCCTGATTTGAAGACCGACGATGCAAGTGAGGCTAAATTTGCAGAGATCTCAGAAGCATATGAAGTTCTTGGAAACAAACGTCGAAAAAGGATATATGATCGTGGAGTCTTGAACCCTTTAGATCCAAGATCAGGGCATGCTGCATCAGATGTGGATGATGATATTCATGAGGATATTCTTAGGGGACGACAGTATGGACAATTCAAGAAAAGGGGTCCTGTACAAACGGGGAGGTCAAATATCTATGATTTTGATGAATTCTATAAGCATCACTATGGCGAGTCCATCAGGAGGACCCAAGCAGAAAGAAAGGCAAAAGAGAATCAGGCCCGACAGCAGGCTGAGGCTTTAAAATCTGTCACCATTCGTAGCCGATTGGGAATAATTGCAACACTTTCTATGATTGCATGGGTGTTGGCAAAGATGATCAGGTAA
- the LOC135483428 gene encoding probable 18S rRNA (guanine-N(7))-methyltransferase isoform X1 has protein sequence MARRPEHQAPPEIFYNEEEARKYTQNSRMIEIQQQLSSRALELLALPEDVPGLLLDIGCGSGLSGECITEQGHMWIGVDISPAMLDVAVEREAEGDLVLNDMGDGMPFRPGTFDGVVSISALQWLCNADKKYHSPPKRLYKFFSTLYACMCRGSRAVFQLYPENSSQLELITKQSMRAGFTGGLVVDFPNSTKAKKMFLCLFAGGAVQQLPKGLGTEAGQRTDQVAYSDTRARLKKIRGKPPKKSRDWIMEKKERRRKQGKETKKDSKFTARKRPTTL, from the exons ATGGCAAGGCGACCAGAACATCAGGCTCCTCCTGAAATT ttttataATGAGGAAGAAGCAAGGAAGTACACACAAAA TTCTCGCATGATAGAAATTCAACAGCAGCTGTCATCGAGAGCGTTGGAGTTGTTGGCTCTACCAGAAGATGTGCCTGGTCTTCTCTTGGATATCGG TTGTGGTTCAGGTCTTAGTGGAGAGTGTATAACCGAACAGGGACATATGTGGATTGGGGTTGATATCAGCCCAGCCATGCTGG ACGTTGCAGTTGAAAGGGAAGCAGAAGGTGATTTGGTGCTAAATGATATGGGAGATGGAATGCCTTTCAGGCCTGGAACATTTGATGGGGTGGTGAG TATATCTGCCTTACAGTGGTTATGTAATGCTGATAAAAAGTACCACAGTCCCCCAAAACGATTATACAAGTTCTTCAGTACTTTATATGCCTGTATG TGTCGAGGCAGCCGAGCTGTCTTCCAACTTTATCCTGAAAACAGTTCACAG TTGGAATTGATCACCAAACAGTCAATGAGAGCAGGTTTTACTGGTGGGCTTGTCGTTGATTTCCCCAACAGTACAAAAGCTAAAAA GATGTTTCTTTGTCTTTTTGCGGGAGGTGCCGTACAACAGCTGCCAAAAGGTCTCGGGACGGAAGCTGGACAGAGAACTGATCAAGTAGCATACAGTGATACAAG AGCAAGACTGAAGAAAATCCGTGGGAAACCACCCAAGAAGAGTCGCGACTGGATAATGGAGAAGAAAGAACGAAGGAGAAAACAGGGAAA GGAAACGAAAAAGGATTCAAAGTTCACTGCAAGGAAACGTCCGACGACCCTTTAG
- the LOC135483940 gene encoding cell cycle checkpoint protein RAD1-like isoform X1 produces the protein MSSTSSLPCLPSSQWRQLCMINQSCIISQSLNVHKGVSFTKETKVSFLFQTATIFASPNGLKVTVEDSKCVQANAFLQNSVFQEYTINEEQATFKINLTVLLDCLLIFGASPLPGIQTALKLSYDGYGTPLILMLEEGGVLTDCSIKTQEPDETLDFNFSSVNVINKVIMKSECLKEAFNELDMTSEVLEILMSPDKPYFRLSTFGSAGSTHSDFPKESDMVESFQCTQTQTNRYKISLLKPSVKALALSSRISIRTDDRGFISLQYMIKNEDGQICFVEYYCAPDEEMEDEEE, from the exons ATGTCTAGTACATCGTCACTACCATGCCTGCCTTCATCACAGTGGCGTCAGTTGTGCatgatcaatcaatcatgcaTTATCAGTCAATCACTCAATGTCCACAAAGGCGTATCCTTCACCAAAGAGACAAAGGTTTCATTCCTTTTCCAGACTGCCACCATATTTGCCAGCCCAAATGGATTGAAAGTAACCGTGGAAGATTCCAAATGTGTCCAAGCCAATGCATTCTTGCAGAACTCTGTATTTCAAGAGTATACCATCAACGAGGAGCAAGCCACGTTCAAGATAAACCTTACAGTTCTTTTG GATTGCCTGCTTATTTTTGGAGCCAGTCCACTTCCTGGGATTCAAACAGCTCTCAAACTCTCTTATGATGGCTATGGAACACCTCTCATTTTGAT GCTGGAGGAAGGTGGTGTTCTGACAGACTGCAGCATCAAGACACAAGAGCCAGATGAAACATTAGATTTCAACTTCTCTAGCGTGAATGTCATCAACAAGGTCATTATGAAG TCAGAGTGTCTAAAGGAGGCATTCAATGAACTCGACATGACAAGTGAGGTGTTAGAAATCCTAATGTCGCCCGACAAACCATACTTCCGTCTTTCAACATTTGGTTCTGCTGGCAGTACCCAC TCAGATTTCCCCAAAGAATCGGATATGGTGGAATCATTTCAGTGCACACAGACACAAACAAACAG gtACAAAATTTCGCTTTTAAAACCGTCAGTGAAGGCGTTGGCACTATCGAGTCGCATCTCAATCAGGACGGATGATCGGGGTTTCATATCGCTGCAATACATGATCAAGAATGAGGATGGACAGATATGTTTTGTGGAATACTAT TGTGCTCCGGATGAGGAGATGGAGGATGAAGAGGAGTGA
- the LOC135483428 gene encoding probable 18S rRNA (guanine-N(7))-methyltransferase isoform X2, producing MIEIQQQLSSRALELLALPEDVPGLLLDIGCGSGLSGECITEQGHMWIGVDISPAMLDVAVEREAEGDLVLNDMGDGMPFRPGTFDGVVSISALQWLCNADKKYHSPPKRLYKFFSTLYACMCRGSRAVFQLYPENSSQLELITKQSMRAGFTGGLVVDFPNSTKAKKMFLCLFAGGAVQQLPKGLGTEAGQRTDQVAYSDTRARLKKIRGKPPKKSRDWIMEKKERRRKQGKETKKDSKFTARKRPTTL from the exons ATGATAGAAATTCAACAGCAGCTGTCATCGAGAGCGTTGGAGTTGTTGGCTCTACCAGAAGATGTGCCTGGTCTTCTCTTGGATATCGG TTGTGGTTCAGGTCTTAGTGGAGAGTGTATAACCGAACAGGGACATATGTGGATTGGGGTTGATATCAGCCCAGCCATGCTGG ACGTTGCAGTTGAAAGGGAAGCAGAAGGTGATTTGGTGCTAAATGATATGGGAGATGGAATGCCTTTCAGGCCTGGAACATTTGATGGGGTGGTGAG TATATCTGCCTTACAGTGGTTATGTAATGCTGATAAAAAGTACCACAGTCCCCCAAAACGATTATACAAGTTCTTCAGTACTTTATATGCCTGTATG TGTCGAGGCAGCCGAGCTGTCTTCCAACTTTATCCTGAAAACAGTTCACAG TTGGAATTGATCACCAAACAGTCAATGAGAGCAGGTTTTACTGGTGGGCTTGTCGTTGATTTCCCCAACAGTACAAAAGCTAAAAA GATGTTTCTTTGTCTTTTTGCGGGAGGTGCCGTACAACAGCTGCCAAAAGGTCTCGGGACGGAAGCTGGACAGAGAACTGATCAAGTAGCATACAGTGATACAAG AGCAAGACTGAAGAAAATCCGTGGGAAACCACCCAAGAAGAGTCGCGACTGGATAATGGAGAAGAAAGAACGAAGGAGAAAACAGGGAAA GGAAACGAAAAAGGATTCAAAGTTCACTGCAAGGAAACGTCCGACGACCCTTTAG
- the LOC135483940 gene encoding cell cycle checkpoint protein RAD1-like isoform X2, whose product MALSTQEADEEGHHVLVVRMDKARNMSSVLKAINFKDTATIFASPNGLKVTVEDSKCVQANAFLQNSVFQEYTINEEQATFKINLTVLLDCLLIFGASPLPGIQTALKLSYDGYGTPLILMLEEGGVLTDCSIKTQEPDETLDFNFSSVNVINKVIMKSECLKEAFNELDMTSEVLEILMSPDKPYFRLSTFGSAGSTHSDFPKESDMVESFQCTQTQTNRYKISLLKPSVKALALSSRISIRTDDRGFISLQYMIKNEDGQICFVEYYCAPDEEMEDEEE is encoded by the exons atggCACTTTCCACCCAAGAAGCTGATGAGGAAGGTCATCATGTTCTTGTCGTCAGAATGGACAAAGCGAGAAACATGTCAAGTGTCTTGAAAgcaatcaatttcaaagat ACTGCCACCATATTTGCCAGCCCAAATGGATTGAAAGTAACCGTGGAAGATTCCAAATGTGTCCAAGCCAATGCATTCTTGCAGAACTCTGTATTTCAAGAGTATACCATCAACGAGGAGCAAGCCACGTTCAAGATAAACCTTACAGTTCTTTTG GATTGCCTGCTTATTTTTGGAGCCAGTCCACTTCCTGGGATTCAAACAGCTCTCAAACTCTCTTATGATGGCTATGGAACACCTCTCATTTTGAT GCTGGAGGAAGGTGGTGTTCTGACAGACTGCAGCATCAAGACACAAGAGCCAGATGAAACATTAGATTTCAACTTCTCTAGCGTGAATGTCATCAACAAGGTCATTATGAAG TCAGAGTGTCTAAAGGAGGCATTCAATGAACTCGACATGACAAGTGAGGTGTTAGAAATCCTAATGTCGCCCGACAAACCATACTTCCGTCTTTCAACATTTGGTTCTGCTGGCAGTACCCAC TCAGATTTCCCCAAAGAATCGGATATGGTGGAATCATTTCAGTGCACACAGACACAAACAAACAG gtACAAAATTTCGCTTTTAAAACCGTCAGTGAAGGCGTTGGCACTATCGAGTCGCATCTCAATCAGGACGGATGATCGGGGTTTCATATCGCTGCAATACATGATCAAGAATGAGGATGGACAGATATGTTTTGTGGAATACTAT TGTGCTCCGGATGAGGAGATGGAGGATGAAGAGGAGTGA
- the LOC135483429 gene encoding S-adenosyl-L-methionine-dependent tRNA 4-demethylwyosine synthase TYW1-like yields MAASMRCRIFAFFVIIFEIIHQSEAVPDKTEKALYDFLLSINFYSIITTVAVLLLGWLLLSGRKTRINVKKGYNGPQVEKTVPTNLVGSLAQKITKANVENIGSSRDCGCQKEKKKSLKVFYGTQTGIAKSFAERLAEVATLKQIDCEVVDLKLYDPDDSLADETSGSNVCIFIISTYTDGTPPDGATWFYKWLGEEVSDFRVTKTKLRGMKYAVVSLGNSLYKENFCMVGKNVDQWLHDLSASRLMDVGLVDENVAASQHGGNEADFASWMKLFWLNLDNTSSQTCCKDTAESTGCGDCNDCSEDLYETTSEEEEDDDEDDVDGVQKSDGVVDLEDLGKVMKKMKQAKVNRKKEEDAASGKEGGEKREMITPILRKALEKQGYRLIGSHSGVKLCRWTKSMLRGRGGCYKHSFYGIESHRCMETTPSLACANKCVFCWRHHTNPVGTEWRWKMDDPETVIEGAVSNHCNMIKQFRGVPGVQPERLAEGLTPQHCALSLVGEPIMYPEINRFVELLHDKGISSFLVTNAQFPDAIRNLVPVTQLYVSVDASTKDSLKKIDRPLFKDFWPRFISSLEALGEKGQRTVYRLTLVKAWNTDEIDNYADLVSRAKPDFIEIKGVTYCGESKASTLTMKNVPWHEEVVSFVQQLADRLPDYEIASEHEHSNCILVAHKKFKINGEWWTWIDYSRFHDLIKVFRESNGTQTFKAEDYMAKTPSWAVFGAEERGFDPKETRHYRKKNKEKDVGGC; encoded by the exons atggcggcctccaTGCGTTGCCGAATTTTCGCTTTTTTTGTGATTATTTTCGAAATAATTCATCAATCTGAAGCTGTGCCAG ATAAAACCGAAAAGGCACTCTACGACTTTCTTCTAAGCATCAACTTCTACAGCATAATTACAACTGTAGCAGTTTTACTCTTGGGATGGTTGCTGCTGTCTGGTCGGAAGACAAGGATCAATGTCAAG AAAGGTTACAATGGTCCTCAAGTCGAGAAGACAGTCCCAACAAATCTTGTTGGGAGTTTAGCTCAAAAGATTACAAAAGCAAATGTTGAGAACATCGGCTCTTCACGTGACTGCGGCTGTCagaaggagaaaaagaagaGTTTGAAAGTATTCTATGGAACTCAGACAGGCATAGCAAAG AGCTTTGCAGAGAGGTTGGCGGAAGTGGCCACATTGAAGCAGATTGATTGTGAAGTAGTAGATTTAAAGTTGTATGATCCTGATGACTCTCTCGCAGATGAGACTAGCGGTAGTAATGTTTGCATCTTCATAATTTCAACATACACTGATGGCACACCTCCAGACGGCGCCACCTGGTTCTATAAATGGCTTGGAGAGGAAGTGTCTGATTTTAGAGTAACCAAAACCAAACTGCGGGGCATGAAGTATGCTGTTGTTTCTCTTGGGAATTCTTTATACAAGGAGAACTTTTGTATG GTAGGTAAGAATGTGGATCAGTGGTTACACGACTTGTCAGCATCACGGTTGATGGATGTAGGTCTCGTTGATGAGAATGTTGCTGCTAGTCAACATGGAG GTAATGAAGCAGACTTCGCTTCTTGGATGAAATTGTTCTGGCTCAATCTGGATAACACCTCATCGCAAACATGTTGCAAAGATACTGCTGAGAGTACAGGCTGCGGGGATTGTAACGACTGCAGTGAA GACTTGTATGAAACAACTagtgaagaggaagaagacgacgatgaagatgatgttgatggtgttCAGAAATCAGATGGAGTGGTTGACCTGGAAGATCTTGGAAAGgtcatgaagaaaatgaaacaagccaag GTAAATCGTAAGAAAGAGGAAGATGCAGCAAGTGGGAAGGAGGGAGGAGAAAAACGAGAAATGATTACGCCCATTCTGAGAAAGGCATTGGAGAAACAGGGCTATCGGCTGATTGGATCACATTCTGGAGTCAAACTCTGTCGTTGGACCAAGTCCATGCTCCGAGGACGTGGTGGATGTTACAAACACAGTTTCTATGGTATTGAGAGTCATCGGTGCATGGAGACCACACCTAGTCTTGCTTGTGCTAATAAATGTGTCTTCTGCTGGAG ACATCACACAAACCCTGTTGGTACAGAGTGGCGTTGGAAGATGGATGACCCTGAGACTGTGATAGAAGGTGCTGTCAGTAACCACTGTAATATGATCAAACAGTTCAGAG GGGTTCCTGGTGTTCAACCAGAGCGACTTGCTGAAGGCCTGACACCACAACACTGTGCTTTGTCTCTAGTCGGAGAACCCATCATGTATCCAGAAATTAACCGATTTGTTGAACTCCTCCATGACAAGGGAATCTCATCGTTCCTGGTGACGAATGCTCAGTTCCCAGATGCCATCAG AAATCTTGTGCCTGTTACCCAGCTGTATGTGAGTGTTGACGCCAGCACCAAGGACAGTCTCAAGAAGATTGATCGACCCCTCTTTAAAGATTTCTGGCCTCGCTTCATCTCCAGTTTAGAAGCCCTTGGGGAAAAGGGTCAAAGAACGGTCTACCGACTGACTCTAGTAAAGGCATGGAACACAGATGAAATAGACAACTATGCAGATCTGGTGAGCAGAGCAAAGCcagatttcattgaaattaag GGAGTGACCTACTGTGGTGAATCTAAGGCAAGCACTCTGACCATGAAGAACGTCCCGTGGCACGAAGAAGTCGTCTCCTTTGTCCAACAACTTGCTGACCGTCTTCCAGACTATGAGATCGCGTCAGAACATGAACACTCTAATTGCATCCTGGTTGCGCACAAGAAG tttaaaatcaatggtGAATGGTGGACGTGGATTGATTATTCCAGATTTCATGACTTGATTAAGGTGTTCAGAGAAAGCAATGGTACACAGACTTTCAAAGCTGAGGATTATATGGCTAAGACTCCAAGCTGGGCTGTGTTTGGGGCAGAGGAACGTGGCTTCGACCCCAAGGAAACCAGACATTACAGGAAGAAGAATAAAGAGAAGGATGTAGGGGGCTGTTGA